The Nitrospiria bacterium genomic interval GCGCCGATTGCCATCTTGGCAAGGGCCCTGTCCTGAAGACTTCGGCGGATGTAGTTGAAGAAGACAATCAGAAAAACCGCCACCCCTATTTCTAGGGACAAAAGAGAAATCTTTTCCTTCTCCACTCTGCCCCAGTAAGCGAGGAAACTCCGGGCTACCAGCGGTAAAGACAAGGCAATCCCAGCACTCAGGATAAGGATCACAATGTGATAGCCAATCCCTGCAGTGTTGGTGATGACATTTCGGATATTCGTGACCACAGTTTTTAAGATCAAGTTACCTCTTTCACGTTTTGTAAAAGGAGAGACAAGTTCATTCATCAGATTAAAAAACCCGGCCTTTCTCCCACCACCTAACCAATTGATAATGTTCTCAATTTTATGATTTCACCCCAAAAGGGAGGAGTGGGTAAAAAAAAACGTAAGCGTCCTCTCCTAATCATTGGGGTCTCCGCCCCCAAAGTAGAGAGGGTCTTACGCAATGCTCGTTAAGATACCACAGAATGAGCACTGAGGCAAGAGTTGGGAACATTTTGGCCTAGACCACCGTAAATTCGAAAATTTTTAGAGGTACCATCCAACAGACATTTCAACAGAGCTTTTGCGAGAGAGGAATAGAAAAGATAGACGCTCCGTTCCTATAGATTAATTGGGGCAGGTCTTGAAATAAAAAAAAAGTCGGGTATAGATTCTGATTAAACGTGTGGGGTGGAACCAAGTTATATGATTGAAATAGTTTTAAGAGAAGTAAATAATAGGGAATAATGTTGTCCTAAATGGGAATGGAAAGACAAAGGAAGCATTGGTGGTGTTTAAATGAAAAGTAATTCAATGATTAAAAAAGTTCAAAAAATAGCCGTGGACGTTTATAAGACTTTAGGGTCCGGGCACCCTGAAATCGTTTACGATAAGGCAATGCAGGTTGGGTTTCGGCTTGAAAAAATAAAGTACGAGAGCCAAAAAGTAATTGAGTTGAAATATAAAGATCACTGTATCGGTGAGGCGTATCCTGATCTTGTTATACATAATGGGCAAGAAAGGTTAGTGGTTGAGCTTAAAGCCGTAGGGGGTCAGATGGGTATTCCCGAGGAGCAACAACTCAAAAATTATTTAAAAATTTTAAATTTTAAAGAGGGCCTTCTCATAAACTTTCAACAACCAGGAAAAAGGGACGGTAATACCGAAATTGAATTTAGGGAGGTCTTTATTTAAAATCCATATCCTCCCTTGAAAAATGTATTTTTCCCCTTTCTATGCCTTTACCTGTCAGACATTCTACCCTTTTTTGTGCCGCTTCAGGGGTGTAGTCCATCCTTTGTCTTAAAGATCTAAAACGCATTGTTTTTTTAAATTTAACCGATGCCGGGTCGTTGACAGTCATGACAAATTGGTTTATAATTTGGACAGTTGTCATATATACATTCTCAATAAAATAGAGGTATTCAATGAAACCCTTAACAATCAAAGAGCGTGATGAGCAAGCCGGGGAAATATTCAGAAAGGTCTTTCACAAAAAGCCTAAATCCAACATGGACGTGATTGAAATGAGTAAAGAGGGGATTTCCAAAGCATCCCTCATGAATTTTGTGCGTTTTTTGAACTTTTCTCCGGATCAGGTAGCGCGTATGCTTCCCATTACCCTTCGCACGATTCAGAGGTATTCCAGAAAACAGAAGTTCAACCCTACCGTTTCGGAGCACATTATTCAGCTGGTGTTTCTCGTGGGAAGAGGCATTGAGGTGTTTGGGTCCCGGGAAAAGTTCATGTCCTGGTTTAATTCTCCAAGTAAAGCCTTGGGAGGGAATGTTCCCAGCGGTTTGGTCAGCCTTAAAACCGGCGCTCAAATGGTAATGGAAGAGTTGGGTCGGATTGAGTACGGTGTATATGCATGAGGGAGGTTTATCGGATTTCTCTCGCCAAGCATGCCCGGGACCTGTCCGGGAGAGGGGCTAGACTGATAGGAGGACGATGGAATAGAAGAGATACGGGGGTGATATATACTTCTGAACATCGGTCCCTTGCTGCGATGGAGTATCTGGTCCATGTCTCCTTACCATACCTTCCGGCAGAAATCAAAATTGTCTCGATCGGTGTCCCCGACACAGGTATTCCCAAGGAAATTGATCCCGCTAAATTGCCAACTGACTGGAACAGATATCCCGCTCCTTTTTCTTTAGCAGACATCGGGACACAATGGGTATCCAGCATGGAAAGTCTTTTATTTCGGGTGCCGTCCGCGGTTGTACCCCATGAGTTTAATATCCTCATTAATCCTGCCCACCCCGAGATGAAGTCCGTCAAAATCCTCAAAGTTGAAAACTTCGAATACGATAGTAGACTTCACAAGAACTGACCACAGGTAGGACGCCATTAATTTTAACCTCTGGATTCCCGCTTTCGCGAGAATGACGACACACATTTAGTAGGATGTTACAGGTTCTTTTGTCATTCTCGAATGATCCCATCGGGAATCTAGAAATTAAAGTCTGTCGTTTTAAAGTTTTCCCCCTTTGGAAAAGGAGGTAGGGGGATTTTAAGATCCGGTTTTCCTCAGATATTGTTTCTAATCCCGTCATTCCCGAATGATCCCATAGGGAATCCAGGTTTTACTTTTCCCCTCATTTATAAGGAGCGGAAGGAGGAGGTAGAGTGTTCCCCCCTAACGCCTAACCCCTTACCCTTCACGTTTTTTTTAAAGAAAGCCTCAAACCTCTCGCCTAACGCCTTCCTTCTCACCCCTTTCGTCTTTTCAAAATAACCCCCTTACCCATCACCCATTCCCCCTCACCGGGTTTTTAATAGGGAAACCTCCTAATCAATTTTCTTGAGATATATTAAGTATTTCAATATACTTTTGGAGAGGAAAAATATAAATCTAAAAAGATCTAAATTGCATGGCTGACCCCATCACTGACCCCATCATGACCCCATAATCAATTTTCTTGAGATATATTAAGTATTTCAATATACTTTTGGAGAGGAAAAATATAAATCTAAAAAGATCTAAATTGCATGGCTGACCCCATCACTCGTGATCGATACAATCCTTTCTATCCCGCCTGCCTGTCGGACTCGACTCACTTTTCCTTGGATATAACCTGATTTCCCACTCTTTGACAAAAAGGACACCTCAAATTATTTTCATCCTTTTGAAAATTGTATAAATCATAGACGGCTCCACAGTCGCTGATATAACAAGTGACACCGAACCGTTTATTCCCTTTCAATTCAGTTGAGATCCTCATTTTTCCGGGACAATCCGGGTCCGGACAGCGATACCTTTGGACTTCTTCATCTGTCGGAGGATTTGTTTCGTTTTTTTTATCAACCCCGCAAAGGCA includes:
- a CDS encoding GxxExxY protein, with the protein product MKSNSMIKKVQKIAVDVYKTLGSGHPEIVYDKAMQVGFRLEKIKYESQKVIELKYKDHCIGEAYPDLVIHNGQERLVVELKAVGGQMGIPEEQQLKNYLKILNFKEGLLINFQQPGKRDGNTEIEFREVFI
- a CDS encoding antitoxin Xre/MbcA/ParS toxin-binding domain-containing protein: MKPLTIKERDEQAGEIFRKVFHKKPKSNMDVIEMSKEGISKASLMNFVRFLNFSPDQVARMLPITLRTIQRYSRKQKFNPTVSEHIIQLVFLVGRGIEVFGSREKFMSWFNSPSKALGGNVPSGLVSLKTGAQMVMEELGRIEYGVYA
- a CDS encoding RES family NAD+ phosphorylase, with the translated sequence MREVYRISLAKHARDLSGRGARLIGGRWNRRDTGVIYTSEHRSLAAMEYLVHVSLPYLPAEIKIVSIGVPDTGIPKEIDPAKLPTDWNRYPAPFSLADIGTQWVSSMESLLFRVPSAVVPHEFNILINPAHPEMKSVKILKVENFEYDSRLHKN